The Heterodontus francisci isolate sHetFra1 unplaced genomic scaffold, sHetFra1.hap1 HAP1_SCAFFOLD_319, whole genome shotgun sequence genome includes a window with the following:
- the LOC137366192 gene encoding melatonin receptor type 1C-like, protein MDPKIPLFFNTTKNPVFKPGKTFATLQSSCTTPVDSGTQRSSPKATGWVLISFRSYVIGTNVYHNLWLLSHPFQNPVDSIRDIPDPGIRELDSVTGPNVIEAWIQKLFELSCRSLPVLHAEEGSRPGSPNNIVSASTMFSGCKFQIPSTERRWSIALQLTAIQVQSSSTSPVSRENLKMIFRASAISSLASFNILGYDASGPGELSTFKNFRPSRTSSLIMLILTIGILSRGKCGLSKCVTRYLVAMSVADLLVIILDLILRHIPIVYKEQFQFLRSIPVCNIHAVLLYTATDCSVWFTVTFTFDRFVAICCQKLKSKYCSEKTSAVVLGTVTVLSCLKNIFWYFMFTGRYWLSNNPWFCVVTKDVQKSHVWGTIEFLHNILTPGIPFVLILLLNALIVRHILVSSRGRRRLRAHSSGESRRDPEMESRRKSIILLLVISGNFILLWAVSMVFSIWWRMVYLVSVSVSLPLFLQKTGFMLQLLSCCTNTVIYAVTQTQFREQVKNVLKYPFTTIVTLIQ, encoded by the exons atggaccccaagatccctctgttcttcaacacgaccaagaatcctgtgTTTAAGCCT ggaaaaacatttgccaccctccaatcatcctgtactactccagtggacagtgggaCGCAAAGATCGTCGCCAAAGGCGACaggttgg GTCCTCATCTCTTTTCGTAGCTATgtaattggtaccaatgtgtaccacaacctctggctgctctcccacccctttcagaatcctgtcgactcgattcgagacatccctgaccctggcatccgggag CTcgacagtgtcactgggcccaacgtCATTGAAGCGTGGATCCAAAAATTgtttgagctgagctgccggtcacttccagtgctccatgctgaagAGGGCTCTCGTCCTGGTTCACCAA ataatattgtatctgcttccaccatgttttcaggctgtaaattccagattccaagcacagAACG ccgcTGGTCGATAGCCTTGCAACTTACAGcaattcag GTCCAATCATccagtacctcgcctgtatctagggagaatctgaagatgatcttcagagcatctgctatttcctccctggcttcgttTAACATCCTGGGCTATGATGCATCCGGCCCTGGCGAATTGTCCACTTTCAAGAatttcagaccctctcgtacttcctctctcattatgcttatc ctgacgattgggatcctgtctcggggaaagtgtggtctctccaaatgtgtcactcgctacctggtggccatgtcagtggcggatctactggtcattatcctggacctgatactgAGACACATTCCGATTGTTTataaggaacagtttcagttcctgcggtccatccccgtgtgtaatatccacgccgtcctgctttacacagccacagactgttctgtctggttcaccgtcactttcacctttgatcgatttgtggccatttgttgccagaagctgaaaagtaaatattgcagtgagaaaacttcGGCTGTGGTTttaggaacagtgactgtgctgagctgtttaaagaacatcttttggtattttatgttcacaggtcgGTATTGGCTGAgtaacaatccctggttttgtgttGTAACAAAGGATGTTCAGAAATCTCATgtttggggaacaatcgagttcctccacaacattctgacCCCGgggatcccatttgtgctgattttgctgctcaacgctctcatcgtcagacacattttagtgagcagcagaggacgcaggagacttcgagctcacagcagtggggagagtcgcagagaccccgagatggagagtcgaaggaaatccataattttactgttagttatctctggaaatttcatcctgttgtgggccgTGTCAATGGTGTTTTCGATATGGTGGCGGATGGTgtatttggtgtctgtgtctgtttctctacCTCTGTTTCTGCAGAAaacgggcttcatgctgcagctcctgagttgctgcacaaacactgtgatttacgccgtgacccagactcagttcagagagcaggtgaagaatgtgctgaaatatccctttacgacAATTGTTACATTAATTCAATGA